The Bradyrhizobium guangxiense genomic sequence CCCGCATCGCATAGAGCCGATGACGGATCACTTGGCCGATATTGTACCTTGCGAACCTGGTCTTGGTCATCGCTGCCTCCGCCGCGGCGCTCAGGCCGCCGCAGGGACGTGGGTCTGGCAGTTGGTCGGGCAGACCCGCGCGCAGGCACCGCAGCCGATGCAGGCGCCCTCGTCGTTCATCACCATGACCTTCTTCTCGACCTCGTCATCGTCGTCGTCGAGGTCGACCATCTCGCCATCTTCGTTGATGCCCTTCAGCGTCATGACCTCGCGGCCGCAGCCCTTGTAGCAGCGGCCCCAGCCGATGCACTTCTGGGCATCGATCGACACCAGATAGTCCGGCTTCCAGTCGCGGCCGTCGCGGGTTGCGTAGGACATGGTCGGGGTCCGGTTATGCCTTTTCCAGCGTCTTGAGGTCCTCGCGCTTGCGCTCGAGCTCGGCGAAGGCGTCGTGGGCCTTCTGCGCCACGCTCAGGATCGAGGTCCAGTTGATCGGCAGCTCCTCCGAGAGATCATGGAGGTCCATCTTGGCCTGCGTGGCCTTGGCCGACAGCTTCTTGATCTCGGCCTTCAGGGTTTCAAGATCGCTCATGCTCAAACCTCAATAGTTCGCCACATCGGGAAATCTGCGGATCATCTCAACCCCGCCCGCGACATATTTGTCGCCTTCGGCGGCAAGCTTGCCGAGATTGTCGAAGCCGAACCGATGGACGTCGCGCAGCTGCTTGTTGACGACGATGAGCCGGCCGCCGATCAGGACCATGCGGCCAAAGCCTTCATGATGCATCTTCAGCATCGGCGAGATCATCACGCCGGTCACCTTCTCGATCGAGAGCGCGACCGCATTGAAGAACAGCTCCATGCGCCAGATCGTGTCCGGGTCGGGATCGCCGACGATTGGAAGCGCACGGCGCTTCTCCTTGTCGAGGATGTAGGGCTCGAGCAGATCGAGGTCCTTCTTGCCCTCCCAGGCGCCATGGGTGTCCTGCGCCCGCCAGATCTTGACGAGCTCCTTGACGAACGGCGCCTCGGCCGCGGCGTCGGGTTGAACGAGTTCAGCCGCCTCTGACATGATGGTGTCCTTCAGTCTTCGAAATCAAAGCTGCGTTCCTGGCCTTTGGCGAGCACCTTGCGCAGCCAGGGCGGGGGCGAGCCTTTCAGCACGTCCTCGAGCTTGACACAGAGGTCGTCGATCGCCTCGGGCTGCGTCACCTTCATCGGGTGGATGTTGTTGGCGACGACCCGTGCTGCGCCAGAGCCGCCGATCGCGGCGACATAGAGGATCACGCAATCCCTGATCGCCTCGATCTTCGGCGCCAGCTTGTCCTCGTTGCCGTCCTCCTTGAGGTCGCCGTCGAACTGGATCGCCTCGACGAAGTGATGGCCGTCCGGATTGACGTCGTAGATGGCGATATTCTTGGCCCAGCCGAAATGCGCATCGACGCGCTTCAGGTCCTGGGTGGCAAAGGCGACTTTCATCGGTCTGGTCCCTCTTCTTGCGTCAATGCAGTTGCGGCGGGACGACCTGGAGGCCGCTGTCCGTGGTCCGCCAGGTGTCGGGCGTCGGCTGGTGGTTGGCCTCGCGGTCGGCGATGACGAGGTTGGCGAGGTCGAAGATCAGATCGCGCGTGCCGCGGTAGCCGACCGACAGCTGGTGCCCGGCGCAAAGCCGATCGAACATCGGAAAGCCCGCCCGATAGAACGGGATCTTGAGGCGCGAGGCGGCCTGGCGGCCGTGCGAATGAGTGATGAGGAGATCGCAGTCGCGCGCCTTGGCGAGCTCTTCGAGATCCTCGAGGTCGCCGATCAGGACCTCCTGTGTCCTGACGCGCTCGAGCACGGGCGAGACCGTCGTTGT encodes the following:
- the fdxB gene encoding ferredoxin III, nif-specific: MSYATRDGRDWKPDYLVSIDAQKCIGWGRCYKGCGREVMTLKGINEDGEMVDLDDDDDEVEKKVMVMNDEGACIGCGACARVCPTNCQTHVPAAA
- a CDS encoding CCE_0567 family metalloprotein translates to MSDLETLKAEIKKLSAKATQAKMDLHDLSEELPINWTSILSVAQKAHDAFAELERKREDLKTLEKA
- a CDS encoding NifX-associated nitrogen fixation protein, producing MSEAAELVQPDAAAEAPFVKELVKIWRAQDTHGAWEGKKDLDLLEPYILDKEKRRALPIVGDPDPDTIWRMELFFNAVALSIEKVTGVMISPMLKMHHEGFGRMVLIGGRLIVVNKQLRDVHRFGFDNLGKLAAEGDKYVAGGVEMIRRFPDVANY
- the nifX gene encoding nitrogen fixation protein NifX, whose translation is MKVAFATQDLKRVDAHFGWAKNIAIYDVNPDGHHFVEAIQFDGDLKEDGNEDKLAPKIEAIRDCVILYVAAIGGSGAARVVANNIHPMKVTQPEAIDDLCVKLEDVLKGSPPPWLRKVLAKGQERSFDFED